Proteins from a single region of Engystomops pustulosus chromosome 5, aEngPut4.maternal, whole genome shotgun sequence:
- the HTR5A gene encoding 5-hydroxytryptamine receptor 5A has protein sequence MTPQMRMDWNHTVNGSSGSETLHKHRISVFSVLILTLLAMLVIATFLWNVLVLVTILRVRTFHRVPHNLVASMAISDVMVAALVMPLSLVHELNNRHWRLGRVLCHIWISFDVLCCTASIWNVTAIALDRYWSITRHLEYTLKTRKRISNIMILLTWLLSAVISLSPLFGWGETYSEMTEKCQVSQEPSYTIFSTFGAFYLPLCVVLFVYWKIYKAAKFRIGSKKTNTITPMPEVIEVKEASHQPQMVFTVRHATVTFQTDGDTWREQKEKRAALMVGILIGVFVLCWIPFFITELINPLCSCDIPPIWKSIFLWLGYSNSFFNPLIYTAFNKNYNNAFRNLFSRQR, from the exons ATGACACCACAAATGAGGATGGATTGGAACCACACAGTTAATGGGAGCTCAGGGTCAGAGACCCTTCACAAGCACAGAATTTCTGTATTCAGTGTCCTCATCTTAACTCTACTGGCTATGCTGGTTATTGCTACCTTCCTATGGAATGTGCTAGTGCTGGTGACCATACTTAGGGTCAGAACTTTCCATCGGGTTCCTCATAATTTGGTGGCGTCTATGGCAATATCCGATGTCATGGTGGCAGCTCTGGTGATGCCCCTAAGCTTGGTTCATGAGCTGAATAATAGGCATTGGAGATTGGGTAGAGTACTCTGCCATATCTGGATCTCCTTTGATGTACTTTGCTGTACAGCCAGCATCTGGAATGTAACAGCCATTGCCTTGGACAGATACTGGTCCATCACAAGACATTTGGAGTACACCTTGAAGACTAGAAAGAGGATATCTAACATCATGATCTTGCTTACTTGGCTGTTATCTGCTGTTATCTCCTTGTCTCCTCTTTTTGGATGGGGGGAAACCTATTCAGAAATGACTGAGAAGTGCCAGGTTAGCCAAGAACCTTCTTATACCATCTTTTCCACCTTCGGAGCATTTTACCTTCCCCTATGTGTGGTTCTGTTTGTGTACTGGAAAATCTACAAAGCTGCTAAATTCAGAATCGGATCAAAAAAGACTAATACAATCACTCCAATGCCAGAAGTGATTGAG GTTAAAGAAGCATCTCACCAGCCTCAAATGGTCTTCACAGTCCGTCACGCCACTGTCACCTTCCAGACAGATGGAGACACATGGAGGGAACAGAAGGAGAAAAGAGCTGCTCTTATGGTGGGCATTCTCATAGGGGTCTTTGTTCTTTGCTGGATCCCATTCTTTATCACCGAGCTGATTAACCCTTTGTGCTCCTGTGACATACCTCCCATCTGGAAAAGTATATTTTTATGGCTGGGTTACTCCAATTCTTTCTTCAATCCCTTGATCTATACAGCATTTAACAAGAACTACAACAATGCATTCAGAAATCTCTTCTCCAGACAGCGGTGA